ATACATCACCATGCCTCTGAGCCTTCTGATGATGCTCTCCTATTCATATCAACAGGTTTTCACCGGCATCGGTTACAACTGGTCTCCCTTGCTGGCCCTCTTTGTATTTATCTGGGTAAACGACACCGCTGCCTATTTCTTCGGATCGCTCATCGGCAAGCATAAGCTCATCCCCCACATCTCACCCAAGAAATCGGTTGAGGGTTTCATTGCAGGTATCCTGTTCACAATGCTCTCATCGCTCATCTTCGCACGCCTCTTTCCGGAATTGTCGACACTCCATTGGATTGGATTATCCCTGGTGATTGCCCTTTTTGGCACCGTAGGCGACCTCTTTGAATCGCTGATCAAACGTACCTGCTCTGTGAAAGATGCCGGCACCCTGATCCCCGGCCACGGAGGCATTCTCGATCGCATCGACAGCCTACTGGTGGCAGTACCGGCAGCGTACCTCTTCCTGATTCTCTTTTTAAACTGATTCCTTTTTTCCTCTTTTGGGGCGAACAAACTTCTGACATCAGTTGTTTTTATGATGCAGGATGATGATCCCCAACAACAAACATGCAAAACAAACAAGCATCACACCATTAAGAGCTATCGTTATGAACAAGAAACTGATTGGCACCAATGCAGGTATTATCTGGAACCTGTTGAACAACAACCAGAAATGGAATATCGCCGACCTGCGAGAGGCTTCCGGTTTGACAGAAAAGGAGATTTACACTGCCATAGGCTGGCTGGCCAGAGAGAACAAGATAGAGATTGAAAAAACACACAAGGGTGATGAAAAATACTACCTTGTGATTGAATATTACTTCTGAGCTAACCTCAGAAATGGATACACAAGAAAGGTCCGGCCATCAGTTCCGGACCTTTCTTATATGGTTAATACTGCTTTGCTTTCACATCACACCTTTCTCACGCAGTCGTTGCTGCCATCGCCATGCAGAAGCCATGGTATCCTCAACCGACACCTCTGCTTTCCATCCCAGTACCTCATTCGCTCTGTCCGGTTGTGCCCATATCTGTTCAATATCACCCTCACGACGTCCCACAATCTGGTAGTTGAGGGGCAACCCGGAGACTTTCTCAAAGAGGGCAATCAGTTCCAGCACTGACAACCCCGTACCGGTGCCCAGGTTGAAGATCTCGACAGGTTCATCCGACTGATCTTCGACCATCCGCTCAATGGCTTTGACGTGCGCTTTGGCCAGGTCCATCACATTGATGAAGTCACGGATACAGGAGCCGTCGGGCGTATTGTAATCATTGCCGAAAACACTCAGCTGCTGCCGGATACCAATCCCGGTTTGGGTGATGTAGGGTACCAGGTTTTGGGGCACCCCCAGCGGCAGTTCCCCGATCTCGGCAGAGGGATGGGCTCCGATAGGATTGAAATAACGAAGAATGATGCTTTTGATCGGAGCTCCCGAGTGGACAAAATCCCGAATGATCTCTTCGTTGATCTGTTTTGTGTTCCCGTAGGGAGACGCTGCCGGTTTGATGGGTGCGTTCTCATCGATGGGGTTGCTGTCGGGTTCCCCGTACACGGTGCAGGAGGAGGAGAATACGATTCCCTTCACCTTGTGTTCCGGCATCAACTCCAGCAGGTTGACCAACGAGACCAGGTTGTTTCGGTAGTAAAGCAGCGGCTTTTGTACCGACTCACCCACCGCCTTGCTGGCAGCGAAATGGATGATACCGTCGAAGGTGTGTTTCCTGAAAAGTGCCTTCAACGCCTCCATGTCGGTGCAGTCCAGCTTGTCGAATTGTGGACGGATGCCGGTGATGCGTGTAATCCCCTCGATTACATCGGCATTTGAGTTGGAAAGATTGTCTGCAATGACCACTTCGTAGCCTGCCTGTTGCAATTCAACAACTGTATGGGAACCGATGTAGCCTGTCCCCCCTGTTACCAGTATTTTATTTGCCATATGTTTATAATAGTTTGATTGATCTCTCTGATGGTTTGGTTAGCTTGTTGTACAAATTTACAAAATAAATCAGTAACTGCTGTCGAGTTAAGCAGAAAAGCATATACTTTTGCAGAAAAAAATGAATGTCACTGATCTGCCGAAAGAGGTTGCACTGAGAAAGCCCGCATGGGAGAAATGGGTTGCGAAGAACAAACGACGCCTGATGAAAATGGATCGGGAGATTCTGCAACTGCACCTTGAAGCCGAGGAAGAGACCGATTGCCTGGCGTGCGGAAACTGCTGCCGCTCACTGGGGCCGATGATCCTACCCGACGATGTGGATCGAATGGGCAAGGCTCTGCGCATCAAACCTTCGGTGGTCATTGAGCGTTACCTCCGCACCGATGAGGATGGCGACAGGGTGTTCCGCTCCATGCCCTGCCCTTTTCTTGGTGACGACAACTATTGCGCCATCTATGAGAACAGGCCCAGGGCATGTCGTGAATATCCGCATACCGACAGGAAGAAGTTCTACCAGATCTTCGCTCTTTCGGTGAAAAACGCGGAGACCTGCCCCATCGTTTTCAAAGTGCTGGAAAAACTGACAGCCGGAGGATAACCACCTGGGGTTGTCTGTTTGCTTTTTTTTACTACATTTGTAAAAAATGTGATCATTCACCCCCGATCTGCATGGCATTCAGCGTTCAAACATACTATCACAAAGAAGAGCTGCCGCCAATGGAAGAAACCAACTTCTTCCACTCTCCCGACGCTTTCGACTGGTACAGTTGCATACCCGCATACACCCCCTTCATGCTGGTAGCCTTCAACGAAGGGAAACCGGTTGCCGCCCTCTTCGCCATTATCGCCCGCAAAAACAGATTGCTGCGCCATTCACTCTTCAGACGATGCATCATCAGCCAGCCCCCTTCATTTTTCGGGAGTGATCTACCGCAGATAGAGCTCTTTGAACTGCTTATCACCCGCTTGGTTGAAGAGGTGCGACAAAAGGTGTTTCTCATCCGTTACGAGAACCTGGGTAACGCCATCTTCGGATACAAGGGGTTTCGCGAGAATCAGTTCTTCTCGGTGAAATGGATCAACATCTGCAATTCGTTGCAACGAAGACGAAAGATTTGGGACCAGCTCACACCCTCCCGCAAGAACCAGGTCAACAGGGCATTGAAGAAAGGGGTGCAGATGGTGGAGGTAACCTCTGACGATGATCTGCCTGAAATCTATCGGCTGATCAGGGATACCAACCAGAAGAAGATCAGACGTCGTTTACCACCATACCTCTATTTTGAGAATTTCTACCGACACTATGTGAAAGAAGGAAAGGGAATGATTTTGCTCACCCGCTACCAGGGCAAGATCATTGGTGGAGCCATACTGGGTTTCGAGCAGAAAAAGAAAGTCTACTGCCTCTATTACTGGGGCAAATCGAAGCGCTACAAACTGCTCTATCCTACCATCTTCACCATCTATTCAGCTATGAAACGGTCGGAAGATGAAGGCTTTCACTATTTTGATTTCATGGATATAGGCTTTATTCACAAAAACAGCGGACGGTCACGTTTTCTCCTTCAGTTCGGGGGAAAACAGAAAGCCACCAGGCGCTGGTATCGCCTCAACTGGGGGTTGCTCAATTTTTTTGCCAACAGATTATACGACTAATACCGTGATGTTCAATCAGGAACAACTGTACCCTCAAAATATGCAAACAAACGCAAATAACCTGGTAGTTTGAAGCACTCTAAGGAGATAAATACTAAATTAATTTAAAAAGCATCTTTTTTTCTCCATATTGCTTGGAAAAGTGCATTGATGCGTGTACATTTGTACTGTGTTTTTCATGGTATTAGATTTAAGGTTAACAATGAAGATTGGTTGTCGTGAGACAACCATTTCTTTTTTAACCCCCTCCTAGCGATATTTCTCCCACAATGCAGAATGGATGATCTCTTTTGACCGGTCGATCAGAACGGCCAGCTCCTCGTCGCTGAGCGATGATGTAGGGATCGGATCATGAATGATCAACTCAAGCTTTCCCGGTTTGAGGAATCGGCTGTTTCGCTTCAGTACATCATATGGCCCGTTGATGGTCAGCGGTACCACAGGCAAATGAAGATCCCGTGCGATATGATAGGCTCCCCGTTTGAAACGCCCCATCTTACCGGTGAGAGTACGCGCACCCTCAGGAAAGATCACCATGGAGACACCATCCGTGATTTGTGCCTTGGCTCTTTCAATGGTAGCAGCACGGGCTGTAGCGGTGGAGTTGTCCACAAACACATGACCTGCTTTTTCAGAAGCATACCCCACAAATGGAATCTTTCGCAGACTCTGTTTTTGAATCCATTTGATGTTCTGATTCAGGAAACCATAGACCAGGAAGATATCAAACGCACCCTGATGGTTGGCTACAAAGACGTATGATTGCCTGGGATCCAGTTTCTCGTGACCTGAACATTTCACCCGACAAAGCGCCAGCCAGCAGGTGACCCGGCTCCAGATGTGAGGAGGATAATACCCCCAGAAGCGATTTCCGAAAAAGGGAGTCGTAATCATCACCGTTACAGCGGTAAGAATGGTGATCAACAGAAACAACGGCATGAAAATGATCCATTGATAAAAAAACCGGGCAATTCTTTTCACAGCTTACACTTTCTACGGATGAACAAAGCACAAAAATAAACAAATTAAAAGATGTCACACGCCTCCATGGCTGTTTTTTGGCCCAAAACTGCTTTTTTAAACGGTGGTTCAGTTTTTTCTGTCAAATTATTTCCTGGTTTGTCGATTTTTGTGTTTATTTGCGTTACGAAATCGAAATCATAATTATTATACACATGAAAGAATTTGCGAAGTACTTCGGAGTGATTGTAATGCTCATTGGCGTTGCACTGTTGGTGGTACCCTTCCTGATGGGCACAACAAACAATACCAATTTGATCATTGGGTTGTTATTGGTGATTGAAGGGATGCTGGGCCATATCTTCATCAACAACATGAAAAAAGGAAGCAAGCTGAGCAACATCATCTGGGCCATCATTCTGTTGTTCATCCCTTATCTTCTCTTTTTCTTCTTCAAGAAGAAGGCATACAGCGAAGAGGAGATGGCTGCTTACAATTAAGATTGCTGCCTGAAAGCAGTTGCATAAAAGAACTATTAGACAAAAAACAAACCCTGAGACAATGTCTCAGGGTTTGTTTTTTTCAGAAACCTGGTCAATTATCTTTTCGCATCACATAAAGCTGAAAATTTTCATAACGTTTCACCACCACCTCTTCCCCCTTCTCTACAAAACCTTTCAGAGAGACAGCGTCGTAATATGCTCCCTCCAGTAATATCTTCCCCGAGGGACGGAGCACTGTGGCCGCCACGGCACTCTTACCCGTCAACAGGCGGGGTTCCACCGGTACCGAGACAAAGCCCTCCTCATCGGCATTGAGTGCGGCATTTCTCAAAATACCCGGCTTGCCGATCCTTCCGGTGAGGTAGATGATCAGCACCATCCCCATGCCCATACCTCCCAGCACGATCATCACTGCGCGAAAGAGTCCAACAGCATCTACCCCCTCCAGGCCGAAACGTATGTTCCCCACGAGTGCCAGCACCAGTGAAGAGAAGATAAAGACGATGCCGGCGATACCGGGAACGCCAAACCCCGGAAAGACAAACAGCTCAAATACGATAAAGATCAGTCCCAGCACAAA
This genomic window from Dysgonomonadaceae bacterium zrk40 contains:
- a CDS encoding phosphatidate cytidylyltransferase; translation: MNLKNLLTRAGAGIIYILVILVGLLGGRYSFLTVFGIILAMGLFEFYRMVEKDTSHAISKIFNITHGLILFVSVYLYLEKISLVALPVFILIYLLILIASAMFIRRQDILHGIIYSVFGQIYITMPLSLLMMLSYSYQQVFTGIGYNWSPLLALFVFIWVNDTAAYFFGSLIGKHKLIPHISPKKSVEGFIAGILFTMLSSLIFARLFPELSTLHWIGLSLVIALFGTVGDLFESLIKRTCSVKDAGTLIPGHGGILDRIDSLLVAVPAAYLFLILFLN
- a CDS encoding YkgJ family cysteine cluster protein; this encodes MNVTDLPKEVALRKPAWEKWVAKNKRRLMKMDREILQLHLEAEEETDCLACGNCCRSLGPMILPDDVDRMGKALRIKPSVVIERYLRTDEDGDRVFRSMPCPFLGDDNYCAIYENRPRACREYPHTDRKKFYQIFALSVKNAETCPIVFKVLEKLTAGG
- a CDS encoding GNAT family N-acetyltransferase, producing MAFSVQTYYHKEELPPMEETNFFHSPDAFDWYSCIPAYTPFMLVAFNEGKPVAALFAIIARKNRLLRHSLFRRCIISQPPSFFGSDLPQIELFELLITRLVEEVRQKVFLIRYENLGNAIFGYKGFRENQFFSVKWINICNSLQRRRKIWDQLTPSRKNQVNRALKKGVQMVEVTSDDDLPEIYRLIRDTNQKKIRRRLPPYLYFENFYRHYVKEGKGMILLTRYQGKIIGGAILGFEQKKKVYCLYYWGKSKRYKLLYPTIFTIYSAMKRSEDEGFHYFDFMDIGFIHKNSGRSRFLLQFGGKQKATRRWYRLNWGLLNFFANRLYD
- a CDS encoding 1-acyl-sn-glycerol-3-phosphate acyltransferase, which encodes MPLFLLITILTAVTVMITTPFFGNRFWGYYPPHIWSRVTCWLALCRVKCSGHEKLDPRQSYVFVANHQGAFDIFLVYGFLNQNIKWIQKQSLRKIPFVGYASEKAGHVFVDNSTATARAATIERAKAQITDGVSMVIFPEGARTLTGKMGRFKRGAYHIARDLHLPVVPLTINGPYDVLKRNSRFLKPGKLELIIHDPIPTSSLSDEELAVLIDRSKEIIHSALWEKYR
- the galE gene encoding UDP-glucose 4-epimerase GalE, with translation MANKILVTGGTGYIGSHTVVELQQAGYEVVIADNLSNSNADVIEGITRITGIRPQFDKLDCTDMEALKALFRKHTFDGIIHFAASKAVGESVQKPLLYYRNNLVSLVNLLELMPEHKVKGIVFSSSCTVYGEPDSNPIDENAPIKPAASPYGNTKQINEEIIRDFVHSGAPIKSIILRYFNPIGAHPSAEIGELPLGVPQNLVPYITQTGIGIRQQLSVFGNDYNTPDGSCIRDFINVMDLAKAHVKAIERMVEDQSDEPVEIFNLGTGTGLSVLELIALFEKVSGLPLNYQIVGRREGDIEQIWAQPDRANEVLGWKAEVSVEDTMASAWRWQQRLREKGVM
- a CDS encoding winged helix-turn-helix domain-containing protein, which produces MNKKLIGTNAGIIWNLLNNNQKWNIADLREASGLTEKEIYTAIGWLARENKIEIEKTHKGDEKYYLVIEYYF